One genomic window of Mycteria americana isolate JAX WOST 10 ecotype Jacksonville Zoo and Gardens chromosome Z, USCA_MyAme_1.0, whole genome shotgun sequence includes the following:
- the UBAP1 gene encoding ubiquitin-associated protein 1 isoform X2, with protein sequence MASKKLGSDSHGPFSYLDDVPFKIGDKFKTPAKVGLPIGFCLPDSSQLVREAQYDFSLEKKTIEWAEDIKKIQAAQREAERKAEEALANSTAAPEDSNKMGFSEGPCPEAMPPPINPILASLQHNNILTPTPANSSAVKQKVLSPPCPKADFNPADFECEEDPFDKLELKTIDDKEELKNILEIHVGTTGPIVAQLLDNTLPKGGSESVLQDEEVLASIERATLDFKPLHKPNGFITLPQLGNCEKMSLSSKVSLSPITSVSNIKSLSFPKLDSDESDQKSSKLTSTFHSTSCLRNGTLLSSLQTCAQSKGSELNGHHMVGLSALNEDSGMETSTLSSSSRLPSLAVSTVCTEEQSSQSTATTVHPDYKETEIPVVMHQNFPVSKVPNITSRTKRSGGLAPELQQALSASERQCVETVVNMGYSPENVLKAMKKKGQNIDQVLDYLFAHGQLCEKGFDPLLVEAALEMHQCSEEKITELLQLMSQFKEMGFELKDIKEVLLLHNNDQHNALEDLMARAGAS encoded by the exons GGCCTTTCAGTTATCTTGATGATGTCCCGTTTAAGATAGGAGACAAATTCAAAACCCCAGCGAAGGTTGGATTACCCATTGGTTTCTGCCTGCCTGATTCTTCTCAGCTTGTCAGAGAAGCCCAG TATGACTtctcactggaaaagaaaacaatcgAGTGGGctgaagatataaaaaaaattcaagctgcCCAGAGAGAAGCTGAACGCAAGGCAGAAGAAGCGCTAGCGAACTCAACAGCAGCTCCAGAGGACAGCAACAAAATGGGGTTCTCAGAGGGACCTTGCCCTGAGGCCATGCCTCCTCCTATTAATCCCATCCTCGCTAGCCTGCAGCACAATAATATTCTTACGCCCACGCCAGCCAACAGCAGCGCTGTGAAGCAGAAAGTTCTCAGTCCACCTTGTCCAAAAGCAGACTTCAACCCAGCTGATTTTGAATGTGAAGAAGACCCATTTGACAAACTGGAATTAAAAACTATCGATGAtaaggaggaattaaaaaatattcttgaaattCATGTTGGTACTACTGGGCCAATTGTTGCCCAGCTGTTAGATAATACTTTGCCCAAAGGAGGGTCTGAGTCCGTGTTGCAAGATGAGGAAGTTCTGGCATCCATAGAAAGGGCCACGTTGGACTTCAAGCCCCTTCACAAACCCAATGGCTTTATCACTTTACCGCAGTTGGGAAACTGTGAAAAGATGTCCTTGTCTTCCAAAGTGTCCCTGTCCCCTATCACTTCAGTGAGCAATATCAAATCCCTGTCCTTTCCTAAACTTGACTCCGATGAGAGTGATCAAAAATCATCAAAGCTTACGAGCACTTTCCACAGCACCTCCTGTCTCCGCAATGGCACTTTGCTCAGCTCTTTGCAGACCTGTGCTCAGAGTAAAGGTAGTGAACTGAATGGACACCATATGGTTGGTCTTTCCGCTCTAAATGAGGACAGTGGCATGGAGACATCAACATTATCCTCTTCATCCAGGCTGCCTTCCCTGGCTGTGTCGACAGTTTGTACAGAAGAACAATCATCTCAAAGCACAGCGACTACG GTACACCCCGACTACAAGGAAACAGAAATCCCTGTGGTAA TGCACCAAAATTTCCCAGTGTCTAAAGTGCCCAATATCACCAGCCGCACAAAGCGGTCGGGTGGCCTCGCTCCTGAACTACAGCAGGCGCTCTCTGCTAGTGAGAGGCAGTGCGTAGAGACAGTCGTCAACATGGGGTACTCGCCTGAGAACGTCCTGAAAGCCATGAAGAAGAAGGGACAGAACATAGACCAG GTTTTGGATTACCTGTTTGCACATGGACAGCTTTGTGAGAAGGGCTTTGATCCACTTCTTGTTGAAGCAGCTTTGGAAATGCACCAGTGTTCAGAGGAGAAG ATCACAGAACTTCTCCAACTAATGAGTCAATTTAAAGAAATGGGCTTTGAACTAAAAGACATTAAGGAGGTCTTACTATTACATAACAACGACCAACACAACGCTTTGGAAGATCTAATGGCCCGTGCAGGAGCCAGCTGA
- the UBAP1 gene encoding ubiquitin-associated protein 1 isoform X1, producing the protein MASKKLGSDSHGPFSYLDDVPFKIGDKFKTPAKVGLPIGFCLPDSSQLVREAQYDFSLEKKTIEWAEDIKKIQAAQREAERKAEEALANSTAAPEDSNKMGFSEGPCPEAMPPPINPILASLQHNNILTPTPANSSAVKQKVLSPPCPKADFNPADFECEEDPFDKLELKTIDDKEELKNILEIHVGTTGPIVAQLLDNTLPKGGSESVLQDEEVLASIERATLDFKPLHKPNGFITLPQLGNCEKMSLSSKVSLSPITSVSNIKSLSFPKLDSDESDQKSSKLTSTFHSTSCLRNGTLLSSLQTCAQSKGSELNGHHMVGLSALNEDSGMETSTLSSSSRLPSLAVSTVCTEEQSSQSTATTVHPDYKETEIPVVVHQNFPVSKVPNITSRTKRSGGLAPELQQALSASERQCVETVVNMGYSPENVLKAMKKKGQNIDQVLDYLFAHGQLCEKGFDPLLVEAALEMHQCSEEKITELLQLMSQFKEMGFELKDIKEVLLLHNNDQHNALEDLMARAGAS; encoded by the exons GGCCTTTCAGTTATCTTGATGATGTCCCGTTTAAGATAGGAGACAAATTCAAAACCCCAGCGAAGGTTGGATTACCCATTGGTTTCTGCCTGCCTGATTCTTCTCAGCTTGTCAGAGAAGCCCAG TATGACTtctcactggaaaagaaaacaatcgAGTGGGctgaagatataaaaaaaattcaagctgcCCAGAGAGAAGCTGAACGCAAGGCAGAAGAAGCGCTAGCGAACTCAACAGCAGCTCCAGAGGACAGCAACAAAATGGGGTTCTCAGAGGGACCTTGCCCTGAGGCCATGCCTCCTCCTATTAATCCCATCCTCGCTAGCCTGCAGCACAATAATATTCTTACGCCCACGCCAGCCAACAGCAGCGCTGTGAAGCAGAAAGTTCTCAGTCCACCTTGTCCAAAAGCAGACTTCAACCCAGCTGATTTTGAATGTGAAGAAGACCCATTTGACAAACTGGAATTAAAAACTATCGATGAtaaggaggaattaaaaaatattcttgaaattCATGTTGGTACTACTGGGCCAATTGTTGCCCAGCTGTTAGATAATACTTTGCCCAAAGGAGGGTCTGAGTCCGTGTTGCAAGATGAGGAAGTTCTGGCATCCATAGAAAGGGCCACGTTGGACTTCAAGCCCCTTCACAAACCCAATGGCTTTATCACTTTACCGCAGTTGGGAAACTGTGAAAAGATGTCCTTGTCTTCCAAAGTGTCCCTGTCCCCTATCACTTCAGTGAGCAATATCAAATCCCTGTCCTTTCCTAAACTTGACTCCGATGAGAGTGATCAAAAATCATCAAAGCTTACGAGCACTTTCCACAGCACCTCCTGTCTCCGCAATGGCACTTTGCTCAGCTCTTTGCAGACCTGTGCTCAGAGTAAAGGTAGTGAACTGAATGGACACCATATGGTTGGTCTTTCCGCTCTAAATGAGGACAGTGGCATGGAGACATCAACATTATCCTCTTCATCCAGGCTGCCTTCCCTGGCTGTGTCGACAGTTTGTACAGAAGAACAATCATCTCAAAGCACAGCGACTACG GTACACCCCGACTACAAGGAAACAGAAATCCCTGTG GTAGTGCACCAAAATTTCCCAGTGTCTAAAGTGCCCAATATCACCAGCCGCACAAAGCGGTCGGGTGGCCTCGCTCCTGAACTACAGCAGGCGCTCTCTGCTAGTGAGAGGCAGTGCGTAGAGACAGTCGTCAACATGGGGTACTCGCCTGAGAACGTCCTGAAAGCCATGAAGAAGAAGGGACAGAACATAGACCAG GTTTTGGATTACCTGTTTGCACATGGACAGCTTTGTGAGAAGGGCTTTGATCCACTTCTTGTTGAAGCAGCTTTGGAAATGCACCAGTGTTCAGAGGAGAAG ATCACAGAACTTCTCCAACTAATGAGTCAATTTAAAGAAATGGGCTTTGAACTAAAAGACATTAAGGAGGTCTTACTATTACATAACAACGACCAACACAACGCTTTGGAAGATCTAATGGCCCGTGCAGGAGCCAGCTGA
- the UBAP1 gene encoding ubiquitin-associated protein 1 isoform X3, with protein MASKKLGSDSHGPFSYLDDVPFKIGDKFKTPAKVGLPIGFCLPDSSQLVREAQYDFSLEKKTIEWAEDIKKIQAAQREAERKAEEALANSTAAPEDSNKMGFSEGPCPEAMPPPINPILASLQHNNILTPTPANSSAVKQKVLSPPCPKADFNPADFECEEDPFDKLELKTIDDKEELKNILEIHVGTTGPIVAQLLDNTLPKGGSESVLQDEEVLASIERATLDFKPLHKPNGFITLPQLGNCEKMSLSSKVSLSPITSVSNIKSLSFPKLDSDESDQKSSKLTSTFHSTSCLRNGTLLSSLQTCAQSKGSELNGHHMVGLSALNEDSGMETSTLSSSSRLPSLAVSTVCTEEQSSQSTATTVHPDYKETEIPVVLDYLFAHGQLCEKGFDPLLVEAALEMHQCSEEKITELLQLMSQFKEMGFELKDIKEVLLLHNNDQHNALEDLMARAGAS; from the exons GGCCTTTCAGTTATCTTGATGATGTCCCGTTTAAGATAGGAGACAAATTCAAAACCCCAGCGAAGGTTGGATTACCCATTGGTTTCTGCCTGCCTGATTCTTCTCAGCTTGTCAGAGAAGCCCAG TATGACTtctcactggaaaagaaaacaatcgAGTGGGctgaagatataaaaaaaattcaagctgcCCAGAGAGAAGCTGAACGCAAGGCAGAAGAAGCGCTAGCGAACTCAACAGCAGCTCCAGAGGACAGCAACAAAATGGGGTTCTCAGAGGGACCTTGCCCTGAGGCCATGCCTCCTCCTATTAATCCCATCCTCGCTAGCCTGCAGCACAATAATATTCTTACGCCCACGCCAGCCAACAGCAGCGCTGTGAAGCAGAAAGTTCTCAGTCCACCTTGTCCAAAAGCAGACTTCAACCCAGCTGATTTTGAATGTGAAGAAGACCCATTTGACAAACTGGAATTAAAAACTATCGATGAtaaggaggaattaaaaaatattcttgaaattCATGTTGGTACTACTGGGCCAATTGTTGCCCAGCTGTTAGATAATACTTTGCCCAAAGGAGGGTCTGAGTCCGTGTTGCAAGATGAGGAAGTTCTGGCATCCATAGAAAGGGCCACGTTGGACTTCAAGCCCCTTCACAAACCCAATGGCTTTATCACTTTACCGCAGTTGGGAAACTGTGAAAAGATGTCCTTGTCTTCCAAAGTGTCCCTGTCCCCTATCACTTCAGTGAGCAATATCAAATCCCTGTCCTTTCCTAAACTTGACTCCGATGAGAGTGATCAAAAATCATCAAAGCTTACGAGCACTTTCCACAGCACCTCCTGTCTCCGCAATGGCACTTTGCTCAGCTCTTTGCAGACCTGTGCTCAGAGTAAAGGTAGTGAACTGAATGGACACCATATGGTTGGTCTTTCCGCTCTAAATGAGGACAGTGGCATGGAGACATCAACATTATCCTCTTCATCCAGGCTGCCTTCCCTGGCTGTGTCGACAGTTTGTACAGAAGAACAATCATCTCAAAGCACAGCGACTACG GTACACCCCGACTACAAGGAAACAGAAATCCCTGTG GTTTTGGATTACCTGTTTGCACATGGACAGCTTTGTGAGAAGGGCTTTGATCCACTTCTTGTTGAAGCAGCTTTGGAAATGCACCAGTGTTCAGAGGAGAAG ATCACAGAACTTCTCCAACTAATGAGTCAATTTAAAGAAATGGGCTTTGAACTAAAAGACATTAAGGAGGTCTTACTATTACATAACAACGACCAACACAACGCTTTGGAAGATCTAATGGCCCGTGCAGGAGCCAGCTGA